In the genome of Enterococcus hirae ATCC 9790, one region contains:
- the rpsN gene encoding 30S ribosomal protein S14: protein MAKKSKIAKARKQQEMIARYADLRQELKANKDYEALRQLPLDARPERLKNRDLIDGRPRGYMRKFGMSRVKFRELAHQGLIPGVKKASW, encoded by the coding sequence ATGGCAAAAAAATCAAAAATTGCAAAAGCTAGAAAACAACAAGAAATGATTGCCCGCTATGCTGATTTACGACAAGAGTTAAAAGCGAATAAAGATTATGAAGCCTTACGTCAATTACCTTTAGATGCACGCCCTGAGCGTTTGAAAAACCGTGACTTGATCGATGGACGTCCTCGCGGATATATGCGAAAATTCGGCATGTCTCGTGTGAAATTTCGCGAACTAGCTCATCAAGGACTGATCCCTGGTGTCAAAAAAGCTAGTTGGTAA
- a CDS encoding type II toxin-antitoxin system PemK/MazF family toxin gives MVKRGDIYFADLSPVVGSEQGGTRPVLVIQNNLGNHFSPTIIVAAITAKMAKPKLPTHIGIKATGTGIERDSVILLEQIRTIDKSRLKEKVCHLDRGIMSEVDHALKISVGIEALTPVAK, from the coding sequence ATGGTAAAAAGAGGAGACATTTATTTTGCTGACCTTTCTCCAGTCGTGGGTTCAGAACAAGGCGGGACACGACCTGTCTTAGTTATTCAAAATAATTTAGGGAATCATTTTAGTCCAACGATTATTGTGGCGGCCATTACTGCCAAAATGGCCAAACCTAAATTGCCTACGCATATTGGAATAAAAGCAACTGGTACTGGAATCGAACGTGACTCTGTCATTTTACTTGAACAGATCAGAACAATTGATAAATCAAGATTAAAAGAAAAAGTTTGTCATTTAGATCGAGGAATTATGTCAGAAGTCGATCATGCACTTAAAATCAGTGTAGGTATCGAAGCATTGACCCCTGTCGCTAAATAA
- the alr gene encoding alanine racemase — translation MVVAWHRPTRVIIHTKAITENVKKELARLPKGKELFAVVKANGYGHGAVQTAEAALAGGATGFCVSNLDEGIELREAGFTQPILVLNMIPIDALTLAVVHDLSITVGNKEWLEQAVEYLQERKLKHALALHLKVDTGMGRIGFLTPEEVVEAVSFIQESAVLEWEGIFTHFSTADQADETYWQQQHQRFIETIDALPALPKYVHVSNSATALWHDEKIGNMIRFGVAMYGLNPSGHALPEPYPLEPALELVSELIQVKRLAKGEGIGYGETYITDQPEWIGTIPIGYADGWLRNMQGFSVLVDGNLCEIVGRVCMDQIMIRLPQEVPLGTKVTLIGKNQEKEISMQAVADQLGTIHYEVACVLGTRIPREYEE, via the coding sequence ATGGTTGTCGCTTGGCACCGACCTACAAGAGTCATTATACATACAAAAGCTATTACTGAAAATGTCAAAAAAGAATTAGCTAGATTACCAAAAGGAAAAGAGCTATTTGCTGTAGTCAAAGCAAATGGTTACGGGCACGGAGCAGTCCAGACAGCAGAAGCTGCACTGGCTGGAGGTGCTACTGGATTTTGTGTGTCTAATCTAGACGAAGGGATTGAATTGCGGGAAGCGGGATTCACACAACCTATTTTAGTGTTGAATATGATTCCCATTGACGCATTGACTTTAGCGGTTGTCCATGATTTATCGATCACTGTAGGAAACAAAGAATGGTTAGAACAGGCTGTTGAATATCTGCAAGAAAGAAAGCTGAAACATGCGTTAGCACTTCATTTGAAAGTTGATACCGGCATGGGACGGATTGGTTTTTTGACACCTGAAGAAGTCGTAGAGGCAGTTTCATTTATTCAAGAAAGTGCTGTATTGGAATGGGAAGGGATTTTCACCCATTTCTCAACGGCTGATCAAGCGGATGAAACGTATTGGCAACAGCAACATCAACGTTTTATAGAGACAATCGATGCATTGCCTGCTTTACCTAAGTATGTTCATGTAAGTAATAGTGCTACTGCTTTATGGCATGATGAAAAAATTGGTAACATGATTCGTTTTGGTGTAGCAATGTATGGGTTAAATCCTTCAGGGCATGCACTGCCAGAACCGTATCCATTGGAACCCGCACTAGAGTTAGTTTCCGAGTTGATCCAAGTGAAACGTTTGGCTAAAGGTGAAGGCATCGGCTACGGGGAAACCTATATTACCGATCAACCAGAGTGGATCGGGACGATCCCGATTGGCTATGCGGATGGCTGGTTACGAAACATGCAAGGCTTTTCCGTCCTAGTGGATGGAAATTTATGTGAAATTGTCGGACGTGTGTGTATGGATCAAATTATGATCCGTTTACCTCAGGAAGTTCCACTGGGAACAAAGGTTACTTTGATTGGTAAAAATCAGGAAAAAGAGATATCGATGCAAGCAGTAGCGGATCAATTAGGTACGATCCACTATGAGGTAGCCTGTGTACTAGGAACGCGCATTCCTAGAGAATATGAAGAGTAA
- the acpS gene encoding holo-ACP synthase codes for MIKGIGIDAVELPRIAKIIKEKQNFIDRVLTPNEIEQFQILPFHRQVEFLGGRYACKEAFSKAWGTGIGKVTFQEIEILKNDAGQPVVTKSPHSGTCFVSITHTDELAFAQIILED; via the coding sequence ATGATTAAAGGAATTGGGATTGATGCAGTTGAGTTACCAAGGATTGCAAAGATCATCAAAGAAAAACAAAATTTTATCGACCGAGTGTTGACGCCAAATGAAATCGAGCAATTTCAAATCCTGCCTTTTCACCGACAAGTAGAATTTCTCGGAGGGCGTTACGCTTGCAAAGAAGCTTTTTCAAAAGCGTGGGGAACTGGTATTGGTAAGGTGACGTTTCAAGAAATTGAAATTTTAAAAAATGATGCAGGACAACCTGTAGTCACAAAATCACCTCATTCAGGTACTTGTTTTGTTAGTATCACGCATACGGATGAATTAGCGTTTGCACAAATTATTTTAGAAGATTAG
- the cshA gene encoding degradosome RNA helicase CshA, which yields MKFKELELSPELLKSVERAGFEEATPIQSETIPLALSGKDVIGQAQTGTGKTAAFGLPMLEKIDTNRHELQGLVIAPTRELAIQTQEELYRLGRDKRVRVQAVYGGADIGRQIRGLKDRPHIVVGTPGRMLDHINRHTLKLGTVETLVLDEADEMLNMGFLEDIENIISKVPEERQTLLFSATMPPAIKNIGVKFMKSPTHVKIKAKEMTADLIDQYYVRAKEYEKFDIMTRLFDVQTPELTIVFGRTKRRVDELARGLEARGYRAEGIHGDLSQQKRMSVLRSFKNGHLDILVATDVAARGLDISGVTHVYNYDIPQDPESYVHRIGRTGRAGKGGMSVTFVTPNEMSYLHVIENLTKKRMATLRPPTEKEAFKGQLGAAVEQIEAKLEENGLDKYLQTADKLLEEYSAQDLVALLLKTTAKDPSDAIPVKITPERPLPMQKKGYNKNGKRGGGNNRNRRDNNNYRGNKSKGGYSKNNNHQKDGGKRQNDKKRGFVIRTNND from the coding sequence TTGAAATTTAAAGAATTAGAATTATCACCAGAATTATTGAAATCAGTAGAGCGTGCTGGTTTTGAAGAAGCAACACCGATCCAGTCAGAAACAATCCCTTTAGCATTGTCTGGAAAAGATGTGATTGGACAAGCACAAACAGGGACTGGTAAGACGGCTGCTTTTGGTTTGCCGATGTTAGAAAAAATCGACACTAATCGCCACGAATTGCAAGGGTTAGTCATTGCACCGACACGTGAATTAGCGATCCAAACACAAGAAGAGCTTTATCGTCTTGGTCGTGATAAAAGAGTACGTGTACAAGCTGTTTACGGAGGCGCTGATATCGGTCGCCAAATCCGTGGATTGAAAGATCGTCCACATATTGTCGTAGGAACACCTGGACGTATGCTGGATCACATCAACCGCCACACATTGAAATTAGGAACAGTGGAAACATTAGTTCTAGATGAAGCAGATGAAATGTTGAACATGGGCTTTTTGGAAGATATTGAAAATATTATTTCAAAAGTACCTGAAGAACGCCAAACATTATTATTCTCAGCAACAATGCCACCTGCAATCAAAAATATCGGCGTGAAATTCATGAAATCACCAACACACGTGAAGATCAAAGCGAAAGAAATGACAGCTGACTTAATCGATCAATATTATGTTCGAGCAAAAGAATACGAAAAATTCGATATCATGACACGTTTGTTCGATGTCCAAACACCAGAACTTACGATTGTTTTTGGTCGTACAAAACGACGTGTTGATGAATTGGCACGTGGATTAGAAGCTCGCGGTTATCGTGCAGAAGGAATCCATGGGGACCTTTCACAACAAAAACGAATGAGTGTTTTACGTTCATTTAAAAATGGTCATTTAGATATTTTAGTTGCTACGGATGTAGCTGCACGTGGTTTGGATATTTCAGGCGTGACTCACGTCTACAACTATGACATTCCACAAGATCCAGAAAGTTATGTTCACCGTATCGGACGTACAGGTCGTGCGGGTAAAGGCGGGATGTCAGTGACATTCGTTACGCCAAACGAAATGAGCTACCTACATGTTATTGAGAACTTAACGAAAAAACGGATGGCTACTCTACGTCCGCCAACTGAAAAAGAAGCATTCAAGGGACAACTAGGTGCTGCAGTGGAACAAATTGAAGCTAAGCTTGAAGAAAACGGCTTAGACAAGTATTTGCAAACAGCAGATAAATTGCTTGAAGAGTATTCTGCACAAGATTTAGTAGCTTTGTTACTAAAAACGACTGCAAAGGATCCTTCTGATGCAATACCAGTTAAAATCACTCCAGAACGTCCATTGCCAATGCAGAAAAAAGGCTATAATAAAAATGGCAAACGTGGCGGCGGAAATAACCGTAATCGACGCGATAATAACAACTACCGTGGCAACAAATCAAAAGGTGGCTACAGTAAAAATAATAACCATCAAAAAGATGGCGGTAAGCGTCAAAACGATAAAAAACGTGGATTTGTGATCCGTACAAATAACGATTGA